The Sphingomonas sp. KR3-1 genome contains a region encoding:
- a CDS encoding glutathione S-transferase family protein, with product MLTVYGEGRGFRVVWLLEEMGLPYRLRPVDMLAGVDNDPEFLAINPAGFIPALVDGDTVMVESIAIMEYLMARYGPTPLVPDARDPAFPAYQQFLHLGEAGLAASMFFVVVSKILAPEAEKDNWGARKAFETFESRRGIVARQLARSPYMAGDSFTAADISVTYALQFARRAGGVALSDAERAYVARTTAREAYARAMDSCQATKAWAESLGG from the coding sequence ATGCTCACGGTCTATGGCGAAGGCAGGGGCTTCCGGGTGGTCTGGCTGCTGGAGGAGATGGGCCTCCCCTATCGGCTGCGCCCGGTGGACATGCTCGCCGGCGTCGACAACGACCCCGAGTTCCTGGCGATCAACCCCGCCGGCTTCATCCCCGCGCTGGTGGACGGCGACACGGTGATGGTCGAGTCGATCGCGATCATGGAATATCTGATGGCGCGCTACGGCCCGACGCCGCTGGTGCCGGACGCGCGCGATCCCGCCTTCCCCGCCTACCAGCAATTCCTCCATCTGGGCGAAGCCGGACTCGCAGCCTCGATGTTCTTCGTCGTCGTCAGCAAGATCCTCGCGCCCGAAGCCGAGAAGGACAATTGGGGCGCGCGCAAGGCATTCGAGACCTTCGAGAGCCGCCGCGGGATCGTCGCACGCCAGCTCGCGCGCTCGCCCTATATGGCCGGCGACAGCTTCACCGCGGCCGACATCTCGGTCACCTATGCGCTGCAATTCGCCCGGCGGGCCGGCGGCGTGGCGCTGAGCGACGCGGAGCGGGCCTATGTCGCCCGCACCACCGCGCGCGAGGCCTATGCGCGGGCGATGGACAGCTGCCAGGCGACCAAGGCCTGGGCTGAGTCCCTCGGCGGCTGA
- a CDS encoding histidine phosphotransferase family protein, which produces MNISPTDFASLLCSRLCHDLLSPVGALNNGLELLADEHDPEMRARCLELLNESAKASANKLKFFRLAFGAAGGFGETVDTREAQAAIEGLFGENHRVNVGWMVEDPVLPKQAIKVLMNLSLIGGDALIRGGQLDIGAEIVDGAIEIVVRADGPRIVLDPELRSALAGGKDDLPITPRAAAAYLVHALVTQGGGVLQVSPPDAEVLLFGASFRVA; this is translated from the coding sequence TTGAACATCAGCCCGACCGATTTCGCCAGCCTGCTCTGCTCGCGGCTCTGCCACGATCTGCTGAGCCCGGTGGGGGCGCTCAACAACGGGCTGGAGCTGCTCGCCGACGAGCATGATCCCGAGATGCGCGCGCGCTGCCTGGAGCTGCTCAACGAGAGCGCCAAGGCGAGCGCCAACAAGCTCAAATTCTTCCGCCTGGCGTTCGGCGCGGCGGGCGGCTTCGGCGAGACCGTCGACACGCGCGAGGCGCAGGCGGCGATCGAGGGGCTGTTCGGCGAGAACCACCGCGTCAATGTCGGCTGGATGGTCGAGGACCCGGTCCTCCCCAAGCAGGCGATCAAGGTGCTGATGAACCTGTCGCTGATCGGCGGCGATGCGTTGATCCGCGGCGGCCAGCTCGATATCGGCGCCGAGATCGTCGACGGCGCGATCGAGATCGTCGTGCGCGCCGACGGGCCGCGCATCGTGCTCGACCCCGAGCTGCGCAGCGCGCTGGCCGGCGGCAAGGACGATCTGCCGATCACCCCGCGCGCTGCGGCGGCGTACCTCGTCCACGCGCTGGTGACGCAGGGCGGCGGCGTGCTCCAGGTGAGCCCGCCCGACGCCGAGGTGCTGCTGTTCGGGGCGTCGTTCCGGGTCGCATGA
- a CDS encoding response regulator, giving the protein MKTCLVVDDSKVIRKVARHILETLDFEVREAGDGREALDSCLQTPPDVILLDWNMPVMSGMDFLRALKDSGLPTRPKVVFCTTENGMAYIRAAIEAGADEYVMKPFDRETLESKLQIVGVA; this is encoded by the coding sequence ATGAAGACTTGTCTGGTCGTCGACGACTCCAAGGTGATCCGCAAGGTCGCCCGTCACATTCTGGAGACGCTCGATTTCGAAGTGCGCGAGGCCGGTGATGGCCGCGAGGCGCTCGACTCCTGCCTGCAGACCCCGCCGGACGTGATCCTGCTGGACTGGAACATGCCCGTGATGAGCGGCATGGACTTCCTGCGCGCGCTCAAGGATTCGGGGCTGCCGACGCGCCCGAAGGTGGTGTTCTGCACCACCGAGAACGGCATGGCCTATATCCGCGCCGCCATCGAGGCGGGTGCGGACGAATATGTCATGAAGCCGTTCGACCGCGAAACGCTCGAGAGCAAGCTGCAGATCGTCGGCGTCGCGTAA
- a CDS encoding protein-glutamate O-methyltransferase CheR produces MIPPATTPIASSGAMNMLAALLEQRAGQQIAANRTWRIETALKPILREKGLASLDELVAKLITARTGELADLVVDALLNQETSFFRDAAVLDMVADAAQAMQAEAGNRRLRIWSAGCSTGQEPLSLAMLFSERGMPDPEIVATDVSPAALTRARSGRFSQFEIQRGLPVRRMMTWFDTTGADWVAKPELVRKLQFRQHNLTQDPAPAGSFDIILCRNVMLYFSPAVRRQVFDTLASAIRPGGMLALGAGETVIGLTDHFQPCETYRGFYRAVDGAGVMRAAG; encoded by the coding sequence ATGATCCCGCCCGCCACCACGCCGATCGCGTCCTCGGGCGCGATGAACATGCTCGCGGCGCTGCTCGAGCAGCGCGCGGGCCAGCAGATCGCGGCGAACCGCACCTGGCGGATCGAAACGGCACTGAAGCCGATCCTTCGCGAGAAGGGTCTGGCCAGCCTGGACGAGCTCGTGGCCAAGCTCATCACGGCGCGGACAGGGGAGTTGGCGGACTTGGTCGTCGATGCACTGCTCAATCAGGAGACGAGCTTCTTCCGCGATGCGGCGGTGCTCGACATGGTGGCGGATGCCGCCCAGGCGATGCAGGCCGAGGCGGGGAACCGCCGGCTGCGGATCTGGTCCGCGGGCTGCTCGACCGGCCAGGAGCCGCTGAGCCTGGCGATGCTGTTCTCCGAGCGCGGTATGCCCGATCCCGAGATCGTGGCGACCGACGTCTCGCCCGCCGCGCTGACCCGGGCACGCAGCGGTCGCTTCTCGCAATTCGAGATCCAGCGCGGCCTGCCGGTGCGCCGGATGATGACTTGGTTCGACACGACGGGCGCCGATTGGGTCGCCAAGCCCGAGCTGGTCCGCAAGCTCCAGTTCCGCCAGCACAACCTCACCCAGGATCCGGCGCCGGCGGGCAGCTTCGACATCATCCTGTGTCGCAACGTGATGCTCTATTTCTCTCCCGCGGTGCGCCGCCAGGTGTTCGACACCCTGGCATCGGCGATCCGGCCGGGCGGGATGCTGGCGCTGGGCGCGGGCGAGACGGTGATCGGCCTGACCGACCATTTCCAGCCCTGCGAGACCTATCGCGGCTTCTACCGTGCGGTGGACGGTGCCGGCGTGATGCGCGCCGCGGGTTGA
- a CDS encoding carbonic anhydrase, which produces MKDYRQLLLANRAWANELTDERPDFFERQTAGQKPQFLWIGCSDSRVSPEQMTITQPGGMFIHRNVANLVDENDLNLMAVLQYAVTVLQVKHLIVCGHYGCGGVMAALKGGTTGPVDTWLANARAVYREHQDEIDALPDDTAKANRLVECNVRDQLVHLARTEIVQQAFGCGQTLYLHGWVYGMHDGLIRPLLEIDADTVLDAVERPEPAHALG; this is translated from the coding sequence ATGAAGGACTATCGACAGCTGCTGCTCGCCAACCGGGCCTGGGCCAACGAACTCACCGACGAGCGCCCGGACTTCTTCGAGCGCCAGACCGCCGGCCAGAAGCCGCAATTCCTGTGGATCGGCTGTTCGGACAGCCGCGTCTCGCCCGAGCAGATGACGATCACCCAGCCGGGCGGCATGTTCATCCACCGCAACGTGGCGAACCTAGTCGATGAGAACGACCTCAACCTGATGGCGGTGCTGCAATATGCCGTCACCGTGCTCCAGGTGAAGCACCTGATCGTCTGCGGCCATTATGGTTGCGGCGGCGTGATGGCGGCGCTGAAGGGCGGCACTACCGGGCCAGTCGATACCTGGCTCGCCAATGCCCGCGCCGTCTATCGCGAGCACCAGGACGAGATCGACGCCCTGCCAGACGATACCGCCAAGGCGAACCGCCTGGTCGAGTGCAATGTCCGCGACCAGCTCGTCCATCTCGCCCGCACCGAGATCGTCCAGCAGGCGTTCGGCTGCGGCCAGACGCTCTACCTGCATGGCTGGGTCTACGGCATGCATGACGGGCTGATCCGCCCGCTGCTCGAGATCGACGCGGATACCGTGCTGGACGCGGTCGAGCGGCCCGAGCCGGCGCACGCGCTGGGATAA
- a CDS encoding N-acetylmuramoyl-L-alanine amidase — MHHGLHFIDAPSPNFDERALPVTMIVLHYTGMVSAEAALARLRDPEAKVSAHYLVDEDGTIHRLVPEDKRAWHAGRSHWRGITDVNSASIGIEIVNPGHDNGYRPFPAEQMGMLIPLVAEIKERYGITRGNVVGHSDVAPARKQDPGELFNWHALARLRLALPRPTKNLVDPGWPDAGFMLALERFGYDVEDAEAAVTAFQRRFRPELVDGEIDMECRCLLLALLLPKPQGDE, encoded by the coding sequence ATGCATCACGGACTGCACTTCATCGACGCGCCATCGCCCAATTTCGACGAGCGCGCGCTGCCCGTCACGATGATCGTGCTTCACTATACCGGCATGGTGAGCGCGGAGGCGGCGCTGGCGCGGCTGCGCGATCCCGAGGCCAAGGTTTCGGCGCATTACCTGGTCGACGAGGACGGCACGATCCACCGGCTGGTGCCCGAGGACAAGCGCGCCTGGCACGCCGGCCGCTCGCACTGGCGCGGGATCACCGACGTCAATTCCGCCTCGATCGGCATCGAGATCGTCAATCCCGGCCACGACAATGGCTATCGGCCGTTCCCCGCCGAGCAGATGGGCATGCTGATCCCGCTCGTCGCCGAGATCAAGGAGCGCTACGGCATCACCCGCGGCAATGTCGTCGGCCATTCGGATGTGGCGCCGGCGCGCAAGCAGGATCCGGGCGAGCTGTTCAACTGGCACGCGCTCGCCCGCCTGCGGCTGGCGCTGCCGCGGCCGACCAAGAACCTGGTGGACCCGGGCTGGCCCGATGCCGGCTTCATGCTCGCGCTGGAGCGCTTCGGCTATGACGTCGAGGATGCTGAGGCCGCGGTCACCGCCTTCCAGCGCCGCTTCCGCCCCGAGCTGGTCGATGGCGAGATCGACATGGAATGCCGCTGCCTGCTGCTCGCGCTGCTGCTGCCCAAGCCCCAAGGGGACGAATAG
- a CDS encoding chemotaxis protein CheA produces the protein MDDLLQEFIAETRETLEALSGEIVAWEAHPEDRARLDAIFRFVHTVKGSCGFLDLPRLGRLSHAAEDVLAQVREGDRTPDRALVNAVLAVVDRIGELVEAIESGTGLEDSGDDLLISALAEGAAEIAQAGPVTHRAPARSVRLNVDLLDRMMSGMSDMVLARNELSRRLRQGEVDPAIEAALERLSLTVGEMRDTVTRTRMQKIDALFSALPRMVRDTAAGLGKSVMLQVEGSDVELDREMIEVMRDPLVHIIRNSIDHGIETPGERRAGGKRENGRLSVSARQSGNQIIIEIADDGRGIDTERLIQKLIANGRDEAKLRSLSTRARNELVFEPGLSSKDVVTEVSGRGVGMDVVRAAIEQIGGRVELDSTLGKGLRIAIHVPLTLSIISTIVVGVGGQRFAIPRQSIEEIVTERGEAIRVDVIGGSPVASVRERRMPLIHLSKMLGLPAVVLEHDSGQMLAIVSVSEGSYALAVDTVLDNEELVIKPASPAVMSTGLYAGQTLPDSGLPMLLLDCAGMAKVAGLDFNRDAQDLFEEEEEAEVAQGLPALLFRDLDGVRRAVPLAAVDRVEQVDGANIRFAAGRFRVTIDDRILPLAAHGDLDGLERINVLRLKDGTNEVSYAIQEAADIVVLPDEIAPAREPGPIAGVVLVDGEQIELVDMLWIFDEHAALEMDDSPPLCLIAGDDDGWMASFVKPLLEASGYRVALRLAPGETPAVVLSSDDKGGPQGEEAPVVRLRRKRAAGGAGDDSVYRYDRAGLLSALEARVSGKAGR, from the coding sequence ATGGACGACCTTCTGCAGGAATTCATCGCCGAAACGCGAGAGACGCTCGAAGCGCTTTCGGGCGAGATCGTCGCGTGGGAGGCGCATCCCGAGGATCGCGCCCGGCTCGATGCGATCTTCCGCTTCGTCCACACGGTGAAGGGGAGCTGCGGCTTCCTCGACCTGCCGCGCCTGGGACGCCTCAGCCATGCCGCCGAGGACGTTCTCGCGCAGGTGCGCGAAGGCGACCGCACGCCGGACCGCGCATTGGTCAACGCCGTGCTCGCGGTGGTGGACCGCATCGGCGAGCTGGTCGAAGCGATTGAATCGGGCACCGGCCTGGAAGACAGCGGCGACGATCTGCTGATCTCGGCGCTGGCAGAAGGCGCCGCGGAGATCGCCCAGGCCGGGCCGGTCACGCACCGCGCGCCGGCACGCAGCGTGCGCCTCAACGTCGATCTGCTCGACCGCATGATGTCCGGCATGTCGGACATGGTGCTCGCCCGCAACGAGCTTTCCCGGCGCCTGCGCCAGGGCGAGGTCGATCCCGCGATCGAGGCTGCGCTCGAGCGGCTTTCGCTCACCGTCGGCGAGATGCGCGACACGGTGACGCGTACCCGCATGCAGAAGATCGATGCGCTGTTCTCCGCGCTGCCGCGCATGGTGCGCGACACGGCGGCGGGACTCGGCAAGTCGGTGATGCTCCAGGTCGAGGGCTCGGACGTCGAGCTCGACCGCGAGATGATCGAAGTGATGCGCGACCCGCTGGTTCACATCATCCGCAACTCGATCGACCACGGCATCGAGACCCCCGGCGAGCGCCGTGCGGGTGGCAAGCGCGAGAATGGCCGCCTGTCGGTCTCGGCGCGCCAGTCGGGCAACCAGATCATCATCGAGATCGCGGACGACGGCCGCGGCATCGATACCGAGCGGCTGATCCAGAAGCTGATCGCCAACGGCCGCGACGAGGCCAAGCTGCGCAGCCTTTCGACGCGTGCGCGCAACGAGTTGGTGTTCGAGCCGGGGCTGTCGTCCAAGGATGTCGTGACCGAAGTTTCCGGCCGCGGCGTCGGCATGGACGTGGTCCGCGCCGCGATCGAGCAGATCGGCGGCCGGGTCGAGCTCGATTCGACGCTCGGCAAGGGCCTGCGCATCGCCATCCACGTGCCGCTGACGCTCTCGATCATCTCGACGATCGTGGTGGGCGTGGGCGGCCAGCGCTTCGCGATCCCGCGCCAGTCGATCGAGGAGATCGTGACCGAGCGCGGCGAGGCGATCCGTGTCGACGTGATCGGCGGCTCACCGGTGGCGAGCGTGCGCGAACGCCGCATGCCGCTGATCCATCTGTCGAAGATGCTCGGGCTGCCGGCCGTGGTGTTGGAGCATGACAGCGGCCAGATGCTCGCGATCGTCAGTGTCAGTGAGGGCAGCTATGCGCTCGCGGTCGATACCGTGCTCGACAATGAGGAGCTGGTGATCAAGCCGGCGTCGCCCGCAGTCATGTCCACCGGGCTTTATGCGGGCCAGACGCTGCCGGATTCGGGCCTGCCGATGCTGCTGCTCGATTGCGCCGGCATGGCCAAGGTCGCCGGGCTCGACTTCAATCGCGACGCCCAGGACCTGTTTGAGGAAGAGGAAGAGGCCGAAGTGGCGCAGGGCCTGCCCGCGCTGCTGTTCCGCGACCTCGACGGCGTGCGCCGCGCGGTGCCGCTGGCGGCGGTCGATCGGGTGGAGCAGGTCGACGGCGCGAACATCCGCTTCGCCGCGGGCCGCTTCCGCGTGACGATCGACGACCGCATCCTCCCGCTCGCCGCGCATGGCGACCTGGATGGGCTGGAGCGGATCAACGTGCTGCGCCTCAAGGACGGCACCAACGAAGTTTCCTATGCGATCCAGGAAGCCGCCGACATCGTCGTGCTGCCCGACGAGATCGCGCCGGCGCGCGAGCCGGGGCCGATCGCCGGCGTCGTGCTGGTCGATGGCGAGCAGATCGAGCTGGTCGACATGCTGTGGATCTTCGACGAGCACGCCGCCCTCGAAATGGACGACAGCCCGCCGCTCTGCCTGATCGCGGGCGATGACGATGGCTGGATGGCCTCGTTCGTTAAGCCGCTGCTCGAAGCCTCGGGCTATCGGGTCGCGCTGCGACTAGCGCCGGGCGAGACGCCGGCGGTGGTGCTCTCGTCGGACGACAAGGGTGGGCCGCAGGGCGAGGAAGCCCCGGTCGTGCGGCTGCGCAGAAAGCGCGCTGCGGGTGGGGCGGGCGACGACAGCGTCTATAGGTATGACAGAGCGGGACTGCTTTCCGCGCTCGAAGCCCGGGTTTCCGGCAAGGCAGGCCGCTGA
- a CDS encoding chemotaxis protein CheW, with protein sequence MSHLYLIAQIAGRAVAIDSEQVESVVDIGEVTAVPCASVHVRGLAALRSRVVTVVDTQSALGMEGGSTARRAVITHVEGHHYAMLVDALDDVAPFELLPLASGVTLDPAWRQAGRGIVERDGEPILAIDLASLVPGAAGPN encoded by the coding sequence ATGTCGCATCTCTATCTCATCGCCCAGATCGCCGGGCGCGCCGTGGCGATCGATTCCGAGCAGGTCGAATCGGTGGTCGATATCGGCGAAGTGACCGCGGTGCCCTGCGCCTCGGTGCATGTCCGCGGGCTCGCCGCGCTGCGCAGCCGCGTGGTGACGGTGGTCGATACCCAGTCGGCGCTGGGAATGGAGGGTGGCAGCACTGCCCGCCGCGCCGTGATCACCCATGTCGAGGGGCATCACTACGCGATGCTCGTCGATGCGCTGGACGATGTCGCGCCGTTCGAACTCTTGCCGCTTGCCAGCGGCGTGACGCTGGATCCGGCGTGGCGACAGGCCGGGCGCGGGATCGTGGAGCGGGACGGCGAGCCGATCCTGGCGATCGATCTCGCCAGCCTGGTCCCCGGCGCTGCCGGTCCGAATTAA
- the cheB gene encoding chemotaxis-specific protein-glutamate methyltransferase CheB, which translates to MAHPSLAETGFGGTTAGPAQVLIVDDSVVARSVLGRMVEGTRRFRVAAAYSDVRAALDYLKTHSVDIILLDIEMPGIDGLTALPDMIEAGRGAKVLIVSSSAEQGAAVTVQALALGAADTLVKPGIGAFGGRFAEVLEERLSRLIEAHAHPEVHHHGPVAAPHDFDLVAIGASTGGIHALSQLLRAIPARFQVPILVTQHLPSSFMTYFATQLAVLGGRPCEVATDRMRIRPGRIIVAPGDAHLRVVRMSDGAAIRLTHEKASSGCMPSVDPMFESVAEVFGNRALGVVLSGMGRDGCEGAKDLIEGGARVLVQDKASSVVWGMPGAVANAGRASAVLPPDEIGRLIARGGGGA; encoded by the coding sequence GTGGCGCACCCATCTCTTGCGGAAACCGGGTTCGGCGGCACCACCGCCGGGCCGGCGCAGGTGCTGATCGTCGACGATTCGGTCGTCGCGCGCTCGGTGCTGGGGCGCATGGTGGAGGGCACGCGCCGCTTTCGCGTTGCCGCCGCCTATAGCGATGTGCGGGCCGCACTCGACTATCTGAAGACCCATTCGGTAGACATCATCCTGCTCGACATCGAAATGCCCGGGATCGACGGGCTCACCGCGCTGCCCGACATGATCGAGGCGGGGCGCGGGGCCAAGGTGCTGATCGTCTCCTCCTCGGCCGAACAGGGCGCGGCGGTGACGGTGCAGGCGCTAGCGCTCGGCGCGGCTGACACGCTGGTCAAGCCCGGCATCGGCGCGTTCGGCGGCCGCTTCGCCGAAGTGCTCGAGGAGCGGCTGTCGCGCCTGATCGAGGCCCACGCCCATCCCGAGGTGCATCATCACGGCCCCGTCGCGGCGCCCCATGATTTCGACCTGGTCGCGATCGGCGCCTCGACCGGCGGCATCCACGCGCTCAGTCAGCTGCTCCGCGCGATCCCCGCGCGCTTCCAGGTGCCGATCCTGGTGACTCAGCATCTGCCCTCTTCCTTCATGACCTATTTCGCGACGCAGCTCGCGGTGCTCGGCGGGCGCCCCTGCGAAGTGGCGACCGATCGCATGCGCATCCGGCCCGGCCGGATCATCGTGGCACCGGGCGATGCGCATCTGCGCGTGGTCCGCATGTCCGACGGCGCGGCGATCCGGCTGACGCACGAAAAGGCCTCGAGCGGCTGCATGCCCTCGGTCGACCCGATGTTCGAGAGCGTCGCGGAAGTTTTCGGCAATCGCGCGCTCGGCGTGGTGCTGAGCGGGATGGGCCGCGACGGGTGTGAGGGTGCCAAGGATTTGATCGAAGGTGGCGCGCGCGTGCTCGTGCAGGACAAGGCAAGTTCGGTGGTGTGGGGCATGCCCGGCGCAGTCGCCAATGCGGGGCGCGCCAGCGCGGTGCTGCCGCCGGACGAGATCGGGCGGCTGATCGCCCGCGGCGGAGGCGGCGCATGA
- a CDS encoding SulP family inorganic anion transporter: MSHPASLLAQWRQDVPASVVVALVALPLCLGVALASGAPLFSGLIAGIVGGIVVGALSKSPLSVAGPAAGLTVIVLDAITALPSFETFLLAVCLAGLMQMALAFSRSGLLSEFVPSSVISGMLAAIGLILILKQFPHAIGYDGDYEGSFAFLQPDGRNTLSTLWAVLNQQIVWGALIIAVASIAFLFWWDKARPKEGPLRFLPGPLVVVLFGVGMNALFGFAMPGLAIQTTHLVQVPVASNLGEFAALFRLPDFTQITNPAVWTIALTLALVASLESLLSVKAVDELDPQRRTTNKDRELLAQGGGNLVSGLLGGLPVTSVIVRSSANVDANAGSKLSTILHGFWLLASLLLVPAVLNLIPLSALAAILIATGYKLAKPALFREKLKQGWNQFVPFVATIAAILFTDLLIGIVIGIGIGLMFVIARNFRPAISYVQDGSEALVRARRNLYFIHKHELQTALNRVPDDVDLLIDLSATQFVDFDNIEILNHFIRGAEYRGIRVVVRGDLAERTAPKIKAPRKEVVYA; encoded by the coding sequence GTGTCCCACCCAGCTTCGCTCCTGGCGCAATGGCGCCAGGATGTCCCAGCTTCTGTCGTCGTTGCCCTTGTTGCCCTGCCACTCTGCCTCGGCGTAGCACTGGCATCCGGCGCCCCCCTCTTTTCCGGCCTGATCGCGGGCATCGTCGGCGGCATCGTCGTCGGCGCGCTCTCCAAGTCGCCGCTCTCCGTCGCGGGACCGGCGGCCGGCCTCACCGTGATCGTGCTCGACGCGATCACGGCGCTTCCCAGCTTCGAAACCTTCCTCCTCGCCGTCTGCCTTGCGGGCCTGATGCAGATGGCGCTGGCGTTCTCGCGTTCGGGGCTGCTCAGCGAATTCGTGCCGAGCTCGGTGATTTCGGGGATGCTCGCGGCGATCGGCCTGATCCTGATCCTCAAGCAATTCCCCCACGCGATCGGCTATGACGGCGATTACGAAGGCAGCTTCGCCTTCCTCCAGCCCGATGGCCGCAACACGCTGTCCACGCTCTGGGCGGTGCTCAACCAGCAGATCGTCTGGGGTGCGCTGATCATCGCGGTGGCGTCGATCGCCTTCCTGTTCTGGTGGGACAAGGCGCGCCCGAAGGAAGGGCCGCTGCGCTTCCTCCCCGGACCGCTCGTCGTCGTGCTGTTCGGCGTCGGCATGAACGCGCTATTCGGCTTCGCGATGCCCGGCCTCGCGATCCAGACCACCCACCTCGTCCAGGTGCCGGTGGCGAGCAATCTCGGCGAGTTCGCCGCGCTGTTCCGCCTGCCCGACTTCACCCAGATCACCAACCCGGCGGTGTGGACGATCGCGCTCACCCTCGCCCTGGTCGCCAGCCTCGAATCGCTGCTCAGCGTCAAGGCGGTGGACGAACTCGATCCGCAGCGCCGCACCACCAACAAGGATCGCGAGCTCCTTGCCCAGGGCGGCGGCAACCTGGTCTCGGGCCTGCTCGGCGGCCTGCCCGTCACCTCGGTGATCGTCCGCAGCTCGGCGAATGTCGATGCCAATGCCGGCAGCAAGCTCTCGACGATCCTGCACGGCTTCTGGCTGCTGGCGAGCCTGTTGCTGGTCCCGGCTGTGCTCAACCTGATCCCGCTCTCGGCGCTTGCCGCGATCCTGATCGCGACGGGCTACAAGCTCGCCAAGCCGGCACTGTTCCGCGAGAAGCTCAAGCAGGGCTGGAACCAGTTCGTGCCGTTCGTCGCGACGATCGCTGCGATCCTGTTCACCGATCTGCTGATCGGCATCGTGATCGGTATCGGCATCGGGCTGATGTTCGTGATCGCGCGCAACTTCCGCCCCGCGATCTCCTATGTCCAGGACGGCAGCGAGGCGCTCGTCCGCGCGCGCCGCAACCTCTATTTCATCCACAAGCACGAGCTGCAGACCGCGCTCAACCGCGTGCCCGACGACGTCGACCTGCTGATCGACCTCTCGGCCACGCAGTTCGTCGATTTCGACAATATCGAGATCCTCAACCACTTCATCCGCGGGGCCGAATATCGCGGCATCCGCGTCGTGGTGCGCGGCGACCTGGCCGAGCGCACGGCCCCCAAGATCAAGGCCCCGCGAAAGGAGGTCGTCTACGCATGA